One Rosa chinensis cultivar Old Blush chromosome 3, RchiOBHm-V2, whole genome shotgun sequence DNA window includes the following coding sequences:
- the LOC112193246 gene encoding type II inositol polyphosphate 5-phosphatase 15 isoform X1, giving the protein MEENDGFLSSLSLRNSSAPIPRPNQNDGLHGGKLFVDSSPSSSEDENDAVSLHSTSKRLDYMLQFLDRKLSVANVNVNVVDHINNINMSDAADTAQGSSSLPEFEAKGGGTGMFKVPVRGAVHPNRPPRLELRPQPLRETQIGCFLRTMASTESQLWAGTECAVRVWNFKDLYSPAAAEAGRGEGDSETAPFRESVCTSAVMCLVGDDGNRVVWSGHRDGKIRCWRMDSSSSALVTAPFKEGLSWQAHRGPVLSLVISCYGDLWSGSEGGVIKIWPWEAIEKALSLTIEERHMSSLLVERSYIDPWTQVAVNGFTNVLTSDVRYLLSDSSSAKVWSAGYLSFALWDARTRELLKVFNTDGLNENRVDISSAQDLSVEFISGAKKDKTQSSFGFFQRSRNALMGAADAVRRVAVKGAFGDDNRRTEALVIAVDTMIWTGCANGLLVQWDRNGNRMQEFHYHSSAVQCFCTFGLRIWVGYASGTVQVLDLDGNLLGGWVADNSPIIKIATGAGYVFTLANHGGICGWNITSPGPLDSIVCSELAGKEFLYTRIENLKILTGTWNVGQGRASQDSLISWLGSVASDVGIVVVGLQEVEMGAGFLAMSAAKETVGLEGSSVGQWWLDMIGKTLDQGSTFERVGSRQLAGLLIAMWVRHNLKAHVGDVDAAAVPCGFGRAIGNKGAVGLRIRLYDRIMCFVNCHFAAHLEAVNRRNADFDHVYRTMTFSRPNFLNCAAASASSAVQMLRGTNAIGNNSVEGMPELSEADMVIFLGDFNYRLDGISYDEARDFVSQRCFDWLRERDQLRVEMAAGNVFQGMREANITFPPTYKFERHQAGLAGYDSGEKKRIPAWCDRILHRDSRSALVSECCLECPVVSSISQYEASMDVTDSDHKPVRCIFTLDIARVDESIRRQELGDILESNGKLKCMLEELCRIPETIVSTNKIILQIQDTSILRITNKSSQKDALFEIICEGQSIIKEDGHASDHCPRGSFGFPRWLQVTPAAGIIRPDHIAEVSVHHEEHQTLEEFVDGVPQNCWCENTRDKEVILVVKVHGRYSNNTKSHRVCVRHCCSAKTKQSDPPEHNTRQTQGTALHRSNFQHLSSSYDVVDHLWSMNSP; this is encoded by the exons ATGGAAGAAAACGACGGTTTCTTATCGTCTCTGAGCCTCCGTAACTCCTCCGCGCCAATACCAAGACCAAACCAAAACGATGGTCTCCACGGCGGCAAACTCTTCGTGGActcttcaccatcttcatcgGAAGATGAAAATGACGCCGTCTCCCTCCACTCCACTTCAAAACGCCTCGACTATATGCTCCAATTCCTCGACCGCAAGCTCTCCGTTGCCAACGTCAACGTCAACGTCGTCGACCACATCAACAATATCAATATGAGCGACGCCGCCGACACTGCTCAGGGCTCCTCCTCGCTCCCTGAGTTCGAGGCCAAGGGCGGAGGTACCGGAATGTTCAAAGTCCCGGTTCGGGGGGCGGTCCACCCGAACCGGCCGCCAAGGCTGGAACTGAGGCCCCAACCGCTGAGGGAGACTCAGATAGGATGCTTCTTGCGGACTATGGCCAGCACCGAGTCCCAATTGTGGGCTGGGACGGAGTGCGCCGTCAGGGTTTGGAATTTTAAAGATTTGTACTCGCCGGCGGCGGCTGAGGCTGGACGAGGGGAAGGCGATTCGGAAACGGCACCGTTTAGGGAGTCCGTGTGCACATCCGCGGTGATGTGTTTAGTTGGGGATGATGGGAATAGGGTGGTGTGGAGTGGACATAGGGATGGTAAAATTAGGTGTTGGAGGATGGACTCCTCCTCCTCAGCACTAGTAACTGCTCCTTTTAAGGAGGGCTTGTCTTGGCAGGCTCATAGAGGCCCCGTTCTTTCACTTGTTATTTCTTGTTACG GGGATCTCTGGTCAGGTTCAGAGGGTGGTGTCATCAAGATATGGCCATGGGAAGCTATTGAAAAAGCTCTGTCTCTTACCATTGAAGAAAGGCACATGTCTTCTTTGTTGGTGGAGAGGTCTTACATTGATCCCTGGACCCAAGTTGCTGTCAATGGTTTCACTAATGTATTAACTTCAGATGTTAGGTATTTATTATCTGATAGCTCCAGTGCAAAGGTGTGGAGTGCTGGTTATCTCTCATTCGCACTGTG GGATGCGCGCACAAGAGAATTACTAAAAGTGTTCAATACCGATGGTCTGAATGAGAATCGAGTGGACATTTCATCAGCACAGGACTTGTCAGTGGAATTTATTTCTGGAGCAAAAAAAGACAAAACACAAAGTTCTTTTGGTTTCTTTCAGCGATCACGTAATGCTTTAATGGGAGCAGCAGATGCTGTTCGTCGAGTTGCAGTGAAGGGTGCCTTTGGAGATGATAATCGAAGAACTGAAGCATTGGTAATTGCAGTAGATACAATGATTTGGACGGGGTGTGCAAATGGCCTACTTGTGCAGTGGGATAGAAATGGCAACCGTATGCAAGAATTCCATTACCATTCTTCTGCTGTCCAATGCTTTTGTACTTTTGGGCTACGTATATGGGTGGGTTATGCAAGTGGCACTGTCCAGGTATTGGACCTCGACGGTAATCTGCTTGGAGGATGGGTAGCTGACAACAGTCCTATTATTAAAATAGCTACAGGagctggttatgtatttaccttGGCCAATCATGGTGGTATATGTGGATGGAATATTACATCACCGGGACCTCTTGACAGCATAGTGTGTTCAGAATTAGCTGGCAAAGAATTTCTATATACAAGGATAGAAAACTTGAAAATATTGACTGGTACATGGAACGTTGGACAAGGACGAGCGTCGCAGGACTCACTTATATCCTGGCTGGGCTCTGTGGCTTCTGATGTTggcattgttgttgttggtttgCAAGAAGTTGAAATGGGTGCTGGTTTTCTGGCTATGTCTGCAGCCAAAGAAACT GTAGGTCTTGAGGGGAGCTCTGTTGGGCAGTGGTGGCTGGATATGATTGGAAAAACATTGGATCAAGGGTCAACCTTTGAACGTGTTGGATCCAGACAGTTGGCAGGATTGCTCATTGCTATGTG gGTGAGACATAATCTCAAAGCTCATGTCGGAGATGTCGATGCTGCAGCAGTTCCGTGTGGTTTTGGGCGCGCTATTGGTAACAAG GGAGCTGTTGGTTTGAGGATTAGATTGTATGACAGGATAATGTGCTTTGTTAATTGTCACTTTGCTGCGCATTTGGAAGCTGTTAATCGCCGCAATGCAGATTTCGATCATGTATATCGAACCATGACCTTCTCCCGACCTAATTTTCTCAATTGTGCAGCTG CTAGTGCTTCATCTGCTGTTCAAATGCTTCGCGGTACAAAT GCTATTGGTAACAATTCTGTAGAAGGGATGCCGGAGTTATCTGAAGCAGACATGGTCATATTTCTTGGTGATTTTAACTATCGGCTTGATGGTATATCTTATGATGAAGCTAGAGATTTTGTTTCTCAAAGATGCTTTGATTGGCTTAGAGAACGGGATCAGCTCCGAGTGGAAATGGCAGCTGGAAATGTCTTTCAAGGAATGCGGGAGGCAAATATTACATTTCCTCCCACATACAAGTTTGAAAGGCATCAAGCTGGTTTAGCAG GGTATGATTCTGGTGAAAAGAAGCGCATTCCAGCTTGGTGTGATAGAATCCTGCATCGTGATAGCCGCTCAGCGTTGGTATCAGAATGCTGCTTAGAATGTCCTGTAGTCTCTTCAATATCACA GTACGAGGCTTCCATGGATGTAACCGACAGCGATCACAAGCCTGTCCGCTGCATTTTTACTCTTGATATTGCTCGAGTTGATGAGTCAATAAGGAGACAAGAGCTTGGAGATATCCTTGAATCAAATGGGAAACTCAAATGTATGCTTGAAGAACTATGTAGGATTCCTGAAACAATTGTCAGTACAAACAAAATAATCCTTCAAATCCAGGACACATCCATTTTGCGTATTACAAATAAATCTAGCCAAAAAGATGCTTTATTTGAAATAATTTGTGAAGGACAATCTATCATTAAGGAGGATGGACATGCATCAGATCATTGTCCCAGAGGTTCCTTTGGCTTTCCGCGATGGCTTCAG GTCACTCCTGCAGCTGGCATAATCAGACCAGATCATATAGCAGAGGTGTCTGTTCATCATGAGGAACACCAAACCCTAGAAGAGTTTGTTGATGGTGTCCCGCAGAACTGTTGGTGTGAAAACACCAGAGACAAGGAAGTTATACTGGTGGTTAAGGTACACGGAAGGTACAGTAATAACACCAAAAGCCATCGCGTCTGTGTGCGTCACTGCTGTTCAGCCAAGACAAAGCAAAGTGACCCCCCCGAGCACAACACCAGACAAACCCAAGGAACCGCTCTTCACCGTTCTAACTTCCAACACCTTAGCAGTTCCTATGACGTGGTTGACCACCTGTGGAGTATGAATAGTCCTTAA
- the LOC112193246 gene encoding type II inositol polyphosphate 5-phosphatase 15 isoform X2 produces MEENDGFLSSLSLRNSSAPIPRPNQNDGLHGGKLFVDSSPSSSEDENDAVSLHSTSKRLDYMLQFLDRKLSVANVNVNVVDHINNINMSDAADTAQGSSSLPEFEAKGGGTGMFKVPVRGAVHPNRPPRLELRPQPLRETQIGCFLRTMASTESQLWAGTECAVRVWNFKDLYSPAAAEAGRGEGDSETAPFRESVCTSAVMCLVGDDGNRVVWSGHRDGKIRCWRMDSSSSALVTAPFKEGLSWQAHRGPVLSLVISCYGDLWSGSEGGVIKIWPWEAIEKALSLTIEERHMSSLLVERSYIDPWTQVAVNGFTNVLTSDVRYLLSDSSSAKVWSAGYLSFALWDARTRELLKVFNTDGLNENRVDISSAQDLSVEFISGAKKDKTQSSFGFFQRSRNALMGAADAVRRVAVKGAFGDDNRRTEALVIAVDTMIWTGCANGLLVQWDRNGNRMQEFHYHSSAVQCFCTFGLRIWVGYASGTVQVLDLDGNLLGGWVADNSPIIKIATGAGYVFTLANHGGICGWNITSPGPLDSIVCSELAGKEFLYTRIENLKILTGTWNVGQGRASQDSLISWLGSVASDVGIVVVGLQEVEMGAGFLAMSAAKETVGLEGSSVGQWWLDMIGKTLDQGSTFERVGSRQLAGLLIAMWVRHNLKAHVGDVDAAAVPCGFGRAIGNKGAVGLRIRLYDRIMCFVNCHFAAHLEAVNRRNADFDHVYRTMTFSRPNFLNCAAASASSAVQMLRGTNAIGNNSVEGMPELSEADMVIFLGDFNYRLDGISYDEARDFVSQRCFDWLRERDQLRVEMAAGNVFQGMREANITFPPTYKFERHQAGLAVSQQHDEEERQEAHDPTGAFKRVRHTQNAGADDGDEDIGEGLGLGRQRLRDSDQQRLLVTGGDRRQAEDEGMILVKRSAFQLGVIESCIVIAAQRWYQNAA; encoded by the exons ATGGAAGAAAACGACGGTTTCTTATCGTCTCTGAGCCTCCGTAACTCCTCCGCGCCAATACCAAGACCAAACCAAAACGATGGTCTCCACGGCGGCAAACTCTTCGTGGActcttcaccatcttcatcgGAAGATGAAAATGACGCCGTCTCCCTCCACTCCACTTCAAAACGCCTCGACTATATGCTCCAATTCCTCGACCGCAAGCTCTCCGTTGCCAACGTCAACGTCAACGTCGTCGACCACATCAACAATATCAATATGAGCGACGCCGCCGACACTGCTCAGGGCTCCTCCTCGCTCCCTGAGTTCGAGGCCAAGGGCGGAGGTACCGGAATGTTCAAAGTCCCGGTTCGGGGGGCGGTCCACCCGAACCGGCCGCCAAGGCTGGAACTGAGGCCCCAACCGCTGAGGGAGACTCAGATAGGATGCTTCTTGCGGACTATGGCCAGCACCGAGTCCCAATTGTGGGCTGGGACGGAGTGCGCCGTCAGGGTTTGGAATTTTAAAGATTTGTACTCGCCGGCGGCGGCTGAGGCTGGACGAGGGGAAGGCGATTCGGAAACGGCACCGTTTAGGGAGTCCGTGTGCACATCCGCGGTGATGTGTTTAGTTGGGGATGATGGGAATAGGGTGGTGTGGAGTGGACATAGGGATGGTAAAATTAGGTGTTGGAGGATGGACTCCTCCTCCTCAGCACTAGTAACTGCTCCTTTTAAGGAGGGCTTGTCTTGGCAGGCTCATAGAGGCCCCGTTCTTTCACTTGTTATTTCTTGTTACG GGGATCTCTGGTCAGGTTCAGAGGGTGGTGTCATCAAGATATGGCCATGGGAAGCTATTGAAAAAGCTCTGTCTCTTACCATTGAAGAAAGGCACATGTCTTCTTTGTTGGTGGAGAGGTCTTACATTGATCCCTGGACCCAAGTTGCTGTCAATGGTTTCACTAATGTATTAACTTCAGATGTTAGGTATTTATTATCTGATAGCTCCAGTGCAAAGGTGTGGAGTGCTGGTTATCTCTCATTCGCACTGTG GGATGCGCGCACAAGAGAATTACTAAAAGTGTTCAATACCGATGGTCTGAATGAGAATCGAGTGGACATTTCATCAGCACAGGACTTGTCAGTGGAATTTATTTCTGGAGCAAAAAAAGACAAAACACAAAGTTCTTTTGGTTTCTTTCAGCGATCACGTAATGCTTTAATGGGAGCAGCAGATGCTGTTCGTCGAGTTGCAGTGAAGGGTGCCTTTGGAGATGATAATCGAAGAACTGAAGCATTGGTAATTGCAGTAGATACAATGATTTGGACGGGGTGTGCAAATGGCCTACTTGTGCAGTGGGATAGAAATGGCAACCGTATGCAAGAATTCCATTACCATTCTTCTGCTGTCCAATGCTTTTGTACTTTTGGGCTACGTATATGGGTGGGTTATGCAAGTGGCACTGTCCAGGTATTGGACCTCGACGGTAATCTGCTTGGAGGATGGGTAGCTGACAACAGTCCTATTATTAAAATAGCTACAGGagctggttatgtatttaccttGGCCAATCATGGTGGTATATGTGGATGGAATATTACATCACCGGGACCTCTTGACAGCATAGTGTGTTCAGAATTAGCTGGCAAAGAATTTCTATATACAAGGATAGAAAACTTGAAAATATTGACTGGTACATGGAACGTTGGACAAGGACGAGCGTCGCAGGACTCACTTATATCCTGGCTGGGCTCTGTGGCTTCTGATGTTggcattgttgttgttggtttgCAAGAAGTTGAAATGGGTGCTGGTTTTCTGGCTATGTCTGCAGCCAAAGAAACT GTAGGTCTTGAGGGGAGCTCTGTTGGGCAGTGGTGGCTGGATATGATTGGAAAAACATTGGATCAAGGGTCAACCTTTGAACGTGTTGGATCCAGACAGTTGGCAGGATTGCTCATTGCTATGTG gGTGAGACATAATCTCAAAGCTCATGTCGGAGATGTCGATGCTGCAGCAGTTCCGTGTGGTTTTGGGCGCGCTATTGGTAACAAG GGAGCTGTTGGTTTGAGGATTAGATTGTATGACAGGATAATGTGCTTTGTTAATTGTCACTTTGCTGCGCATTTGGAAGCTGTTAATCGCCGCAATGCAGATTTCGATCATGTATATCGAACCATGACCTTCTCCCGACCTAATTTTCTCAATTGTGCAGCTG CTAGTGCTTCATCTGCTGTTCAAATGCTTCGCGGTACAAAT GCTATTGGTAACAATTCTGTAGAAGGGATGCCGGAGTTATCTGAAGCAGACATGGTCATATTTCTTGGTGATTTTAACTATCGGCTTGATGGTATATCTTATGATGAAGCTAGAGATTTTGTTTCTCAAAGATGCTTTGATTGGCTTAGAGAACGGGATCAGCTCCGAGTGGAAATGGCAGCTGGAAATGTCTTTCAAGGAATGCGGGAGGCAAATATTACATTTCCTCCCACATACAAGTTTGAAAGGCATCAAGCTGGTTTAGCAG tTTCTCAGCAACATGACGAAGAAGAGCGTCAAGAGGCTCATGATCCAACCGGTGCGTTTAAACGAGTACGGCATACCCAGAATGCCGGCGCCGATGATGGCGATGAAGACATTGGCGAAGGTCTTGGCTTGGGACGACAGCGGCTTCGGGACTCCGATCAGCAGCGTCTTCTAGTCACCGGCGGTGATCGGAGACAGGCGGAGGACGAG GGTATGATTCTGGTGAAAAGAAGCGCATTCCAGCTTGGTGTGATAGAATCCTGCATCGTGATAGCCGCTCAGCGTTGGTATCAGAATGCTGCTTAG
- the LOC112193249 gene encoding 2-alkenal reductase (NADP(+)-dependent) translates to MEAENKQVIFKGFIEGTPKETDLQVMAGISIKLKAPKGSGAFLVKNLYLSCDPYMRGRMRDFRDSYLPPFVPGKPLEGFGVSQVVDSDNPSFKPGDLISGITGWEEYSLIRRTEQLRKIKQDDIPLSFHLGLLGMPGFTAYAGFNEVCSPKKGEYVLVSAASGAVGQLVGQLAKLLGCHVVGSSGSSQKVDLLRNKLGFDDAFNYKEEPDLDAALKRYFPQGIDIYFDNVGGEMLDAALLNMRIHGRIAVCGMVSEKNLSDPGGIHNLYNLITKRIRMQGFLQSDYLHLYPRFLEDVISLYKQGKIVYVEDMNEGLESAPSAFVGLFSGRNIGKQVIRVARYE, encoded by the exons ATGGAAGCAGAGAACAAACAAGTGATCTTCAAGGGGTTCATAGAGGGCACTCCAAAGGAGACAGACTTACAAGTGATGGCTGGGATTAGTATCAAGCTCAAGGCTCCTAAAGGCTCTGGAGCTTTCCTGGTCAAGAATCTCTACCTCTCTTGTGACCCTTATATGAGGGGACGTATGCGTGATTTTCGTGATTCATATCTTCCTCCATTCGTTCCTGGCAAG CCACTTGAAGGATTTGGTGTCTCCCAAGTTGTGGATTCTGATAATCCGAGTTTCAAGCCTGGCGACTTGATCTCTGGCATAACCGGATGGGAAGAATACAGCTTGATTCGTAGAACTGAGCAGTTGAGAAAAATTAAGCAAGATGACATCCCTCTATCGTTCCATTTGGGTCTTCTTG GTATGCCAGGTTTTACTGCATATGCAGGATTCAATGAGGTCTGCTCTCCTAAGAAAGGGGAATATGTTTTAGTTTCTGCTGCTTCTGGAGCCGTTGGTCAGCTTGTTGGTCAGCTTGCTAAGTTGCTTGGCTGTCACGTAGTTGGAAGTTCTGGTTCAAGCCAAAAG GTTGATCTTCTGAGGAATAAGCTTGGTTTTGATGATGCTTTTAACTACAAGGAAGAGCCAGACCTCGATGCAGCTCTGAAAAG GTACTTTCCTCAAGGTATTGACATCTACTTTGATAATGTGGGAGGGGAAATGCTTGATGCAGCGCTTCTCAACATGAGAATTCATGGTCGAATTGCTGTTTGTGGGATGGTGTCTGAAAAAAATCTCTCTGATCCCGGAGGGATCCACAATTTATACAATCTCATAACAAAGCGCATCAGGATGCAAGGATTTCTGCAAAGTGATTACTTACACTTGTACCCGCGTTTCTTGGAAGATGTTATTAGCCTCTACAAGCAAGGGAAGATTGTTTACGTTGAAGACATGAATGAAGGCTTGGAAAGTGCTCCATCTGCTTTTGTTGGGTTATTTTCAGGAAGAAATATTGGCAAGCAAGTCATTCGTGTCGCAAGATATGAATGA